aaaataataataataatgatgatgatcaTCAGATCTTACAGACATCTTCACTAAATCTTCTGCATGGAAAGTGACAGACACCCTTTGTGCTGTTTGGATACAAAATGGCTAAACTTCATCTTCAGAAAGACTAAACCCCCACACAAGCTAAACATGCCTGGATAGGAAACAGTGAAACAAAATCAACACGTCCTAACCCAACCACAGGGCAGCAGTCTGGTTATCAGgagaagcaaggaggaggacacCTGTTTAGAAACCAGCAcagcaaggggggaaaagaacaaCCACCAAAAGAAACGAAACCCCCCAACAGAAAAGGTTTAAAACGGTTCTGAAAATGAAGTGAAGCTGTCTTGAGTCAAgggaataaaaaaaccaaacccaaacagaagtCAGTATTGACCAGTTACAATCTCTGACCTTGGTGGAGACGGTTAAGAATCTGTTGTAGTGCAGCTACATACAGTACAATTCAGgcggggtttttgtttttttgttttcacttgggTTTTCAGATTGCAAATTAATTGTTGTGAGAcaaaagggggagaggaggaagaggaggaggaagggagggaggcaagTTTTAGCAGCAACCTCCGCTGGACTGCTTGACTGGAGTGCTCTGAATTTTCACGTTGGACTTCTCGGCACCGCCAGCCGTCGCTCCCGGCCCCATTCGCTTTTTGATCTCAGCAGCCATGGTCATGAAAGACTGTTCTACATTTGTAGCATTCTTTGCACTGGTTTCCAAAAAGGGAATTCCAAGGGAATCTGCAAATTCCTGCCAACCGAGGAGACAAACTGGAGTAAGCTCAGGCGCCGACCGCTCGCCTTGCTTCCGGGCGCGCGTCGGCCACCAGTCCCACACCGCCACCCCGCTCCCGAAGCGCCGCCGGCTCCTCGTGTTTGTGGCACCTGCGTACCAAGGCCCTTTCCCACTCCAGCACTTACTCAAGGGCATTACAATCCAGAGGAGGTGCTCACCAAGCAAACATCGACCTACCTTTGCTGTTGTATAGTCTACTACTTTCTTTGTGGTCAGATCACATTTGTTCCCCACCAACAACTTGTTGACGTTCTCACTGGCGTAACGGTCTAtctcctgcagccactgcttcaCGTTGTTGAAAGACTCCTAGGGGGCAAGAGAACCGTCAGCAGGAGCCCTGGCCAAGAGAAAGGTGGCAGAACGCATGGAGCTGTGTGATCTGTGCTTGGTGAGAGTCATGAGCCTGACTGCCTTGGGACAGGAGTGTCACCATCCGCTCTACACAGCTCTTGccccatagaatcacagaatcaaccaggctggaaaaagacctcagagatatcaagtccaacctatgcctagtacctaacacctcctgacaactaaactgtggctccaagtgccacatccagtccttttctgaacaccaacagggactacaccacctccctgggcagcacattccactggccggttagttcttcacagaaggagtttctcctcacctccagcctgaagctcccctggtgcagcttgagactgtgtcctcttgttctggtgctggttgcctgggagaagagaccaacccccacctggctacaacctcccttcaggtagttgtagagagcaataaggtttcccctgagcctcctcttctccaagctaaacaaccccagctccctcactatcagcccttccttcctcccttgctgTACTCCCCCTGCTTATTCTTTGCTGCTCCACAGCTTCAACAGACAACTTTGACTATCTGggactcttcctcctcctccagcagcagagataaGCCATGGCACAGCTGAAACTGGCATTTAGAAAGCACCAGGAGCAGGTGCAAAGGACACcgctgcagagatgctggaaCAACCTTTGcctgcagaagtgcagagctgctgtgctgatcaAGTCAGTGATGGAACCGATCCTCCTTTTCCTGGTCAGGAAACTACACTTCCTAAGAGCCCTTCAAACAGGGTAACTGCACCAGtcctcttcagagctgctcccacagAACACACTGCCTCACCTGTGTCCTCCACACAGACAAGTTTTGGTTTCAAATGCCACACTCAGCAATTTTTCATCAACTTCCATCAGTAACTGATttcctgcagccagaggcagaGCGAGAGTGCTCACATAGAAcactcagctccctgcccaccaAGCCTGAGGTTAAGCCTATGACACAACTGCTTTAGAGCCACAGGTCCTTCCACTCCTGTTAGAGCTGGGCTTAGCCCCAAACTAGAGACTTGCCACCTACATCTGGATTGATAAAGCTTagtgcagcctggagaacacaGTTCCTAATGTCCCAGGTTGATTTACTCAGCAGCCTGGTAcactccagctggagcagctctccaggcacAGGTTGAACACTTACCTGGTCTGTAACATCATACACCACGATGATGCCATGAGCACCCCTATAGTAACTGGAAGTGATGGTTCGaaacctctcctgccctgccgtGTCCCACTGCAAGACAAAGGACAGGGTCAGCCCCCACCAGcaatgcagctcagcagccatcCAGCCCACAGCCACACCGATGGCTCTACACCAGCAGACACCTAAGATGCTCTGAGAAGATCCAAGTGTTCCAGGTGAGAAAGTTACACTTCAGTAGGTGCACTTCTGGGAGTGCTCCTTGGCATGGGTTTTGACAAGGGCACTGCAGAGACCTCACTGAGGAAATAAATCACTAGGGCAGTTCAGAcccaagcagcagccacagttCAGTGGTTAGAACAACAAACATGAGCCAGGGCTTGGACACCTGGCAGAGCTAAGGTTAGAGAGATGTGGGTCTCTACCATCACCACTTTCTTCAGCTTCCttagcacaggagctgcagcaaaagTATTTGCAGGC
This genomic window from Dryobates pubescens isolate bDryPub1 chromosome 39, bDryPub1.pri, whole genome shotgun sequence contains:
- the RAB1A gene encoding ras-related protein Rab-1A, giving the protein MSSMNPEYDYLFKLLLIGDSGVGKSCLLLRFADDTYTESYISTIGVDFKIRTIELDGKTIKLQIWDTAGQERFRTITSSYYRGAHGIIVVYDVTDQESFNNVKQWLQEIDRYASENVNKLLVGNKCDLTTKKVVDYTTAKEFADSLGIPFLETSAKNATNVEQSFMTMAAEIKKRMGPGATAGGAEKSNVKIQSTPVKQSSGGCC